A genomic segment from Anticarsia gemmatalis isolate Benzon Research Colony breed Stoneville strain chromosome 14, ilAntGemm2 primary, whole genome shotgun sequence encodes:
- the LOC142978360 gene encoding uncharacterized protein LOC142978360, which translates to MWSNLYTILILVILGLHSASAYVETVEHSLLPNTSVIQDKIVGGVEDSDRAFYFETGPNNKFLPFRNNRYKYSFSNQFIITSTFKITDHGKHWCLFSFKRQSLPHMTLCFAPATSDVTKISLYYGSGIAHFYYSDILENEWTQVAVGLNFTDEASLTINCKEIGVSKFQGSPYPFFELELLSEGKYAISKENFGVTIQEIKIYYYIYEETIGKVCKPLKSRQNTVNATSTTSTTENVRKTSTTTESPQKGEDNDVEKAIHELTDLFRKDLKPTTQTAADDECDIIGRLVAKQLRELPLEHRLNAHKEIQDVLTKHRLNHVK; encoded by the exons ATGTGGTCCAATTT ATATACCATCCTCATTTTAGTAATACTGGGACTGCATAGTGCTTCAGCGTATGTtg AAACGGTAGAACATAGTCTCCTGCCAAACACAAGTGTGATTCAAGATAAAATTGTCGGTGGCGTAGAAGACAGCGACCGggcattttattttgaaactggCCCTAACAACAAGTTTTTACCTTTTAGAAATAATCGTTATAAATATTCGTTTTCCAATCAATTTATAATCACATCAACGTTTAAAATCACTGATCATGGCAAACACTGGTgtctattttcttttaaaagacaaagcTTGCCTCATATGACTCTTTGTTTCGCGCCCGCTACAAGTGACGTCACAAAGATATCTTTGTACTACGGTTCTGGAATCGCTCACTTCTATTATTCGGACATTTTGGAAAACGAATGGACTCAAGTTGCAGTAGGACTAAACTTCACCGACGAAGCatctttaacaataaattgtaaagaaattgGTGTATCTAAATTTCAAGGATCTCCTTACCCATTTTTTGAGCTGGAATTATTGTCTGAAGGAAAATACGCTATTTCAAAAGAGAATTTCGGG GTAACCATACAGGAAATCaagatttattattacatatatgAAGAGACTATAGGAAAGGTTTGCAag CCATTAAAAAGTCGACAGAATACTGTGAATGCTACTAGTACAACATCGACTACAGAAAATGTCCGTAAAACATCGACAACTACAGAATCACCTCAAAAAGGCGAAGATAATGATGTAGAGAAAGCTATTCATGAATTAACAGACTTATTTCGTAAAGATTTAAAACCAACAACACAAACTGCGGCTGATGATGAATGCGACATTATTGGGAGACTTGTCGCTAAACAACTGAGAGAGCTTCCCCTAGAACATAGGTTGAATGCTCACAAAGAAATTCAGGATGTATTAACGAAGCACCGTCTTAATCAcgtaaaatga